CTGAAGGCGCCAAAATCCACGGTCTCTTGCGAAACCAGAATCGTGACCCCGACTCTCGGCGCACAGGCGCTCAGAAAAATAAAGGAAAGACTCAATAAGCAGAGTGCCCCACGAACACCGATGATTCTTTTCATCTTGACCAACTCCTTGCCTTAACCCTGACGACATGTCAGGAAGTCCGTCCATCTTGGGAGCCACCGGCAGCCAAGACGGTACCATCAAAAGGCGATGTTACTATTTTGAAATCAGGTTAAAGATTACGCGATTCACTGTCCTTGTTGATTCATGCATTTTTTATGTGCTGTCAAAGTATATAGTTTAGTTGACTAGCCTAAACACTAAATATAATTTATGATATTATCAACTGAACAGCATGGTTTTGTCAAGTGTTTTCTTTCTTTCCCACATTGTCATAAAGATAGTAAGTCTGCGCCATCACTATTTCGCGTAGACGGTGCCTTTCCAAAAACAAAGAAAAGAGCGTCTATTGACGTACCAATTGCTTTTCCACCTCGTTTCTTTTGGGTGTGCCCACCAAGGCTTCGAGGAGGACAAGCGCAAAATCAAGGGCTGTTCCCGGACCACGTGAGGTAATTATGGTCTTATCGATCTCTACCTCTTTTCCCGTATATTCGGCTGTGGAATTGGGTTGCAAATTTAGGACGCCGGGATAGGCGGTGAAACGTAAATTTTCCAGAAGCCCCGCTTTTTCCAGAAGCAGCGGCGCCGCACAGATAGCGCCGATGAACCGGCCTTGCTGCGCCATGCGTTGTAAAAACAACAGGAAGGGAGGCGTGTCCAATAAAGCTTCTGTGCCTCCCATGCCGCCAGGTACAGCGACCATATCAAAGTCATCATCAGCCATCGCTTCCGTGAGCAGCATATCCGCC
The nucleotide sequence above comes from Candidatus Hydrogenedentota bacterium. Encoded proteins:
- a CDS encoding DJ-1/PfpI family protein — encoded protein: MKKVLVPLAPGCEELEAVTIIDILRRGGVTVVTAALSTEPVVAGHGLQLLADMLLTEAMADDDFDMVAVPGGMGGTEALLDTPPFLLFLQRMAQQGRFIGAICAAPLLLEKAGLLENLRFTAYPGVLNLQPNSTAEYTGKEVEIDKTIITSRGPGTALDFALVLLEALVGTPKRNEVEKQLVRQ